A genomic window from Glycine max cultivar Williams 82 chromosome 17, Glycine_max_v4.0, whole genome shotgun sequence includes:
- the LOC100783437 gene encoding FT-interacting protein 7, translated as MAEGSGRRLMVEVCNAKNLMPKDGQGTASAYAIVDFDGQRRRTKTKSRDLNPQWDETLEFIVHDKDSMTSETLEVNLYNDKRTGKRSTFLGKVKISGSTFVKSGSEAIVYYPLEKRSVFSQIKGELGLKVWYVEEDPPETENAGEEKAESAPPATEEKLPENSQEGEKKEDKAEETQDEEKKEDENKPKEESKEEEKPKEEAPEAAVPPPEVENPPIAQTEKPKPPKEKHVEVQKRADLNVSDHELRSLRGDRSRSAYDLVDRMPFLYVRVVKAKRAKPETGSTVYSKLVIGTHSVKTRSESEGKDWDQVFAFDKEGLNSTSLEISVWSEEVKEGDEKSESSLGTVSFDLQEVPKRVPPDSPLAPQWYTLESETSPANDVMLAVWIGTQADEAFQEAWQSDSGGLIPETRAKVYLSPKLWYLRLTVIQTQDLQLGSEGPEAKARNPELYVKAQLGAQVFKTGRASPGSANPTWNEDLVFVAAEPFEPFLVVTVEDVSNSKTVGHAKVHVSSIERRTDDRTDSKSRWFNLASEDEYTGRIHVRVCLEGGYHVIDEAAHVTSDVRASAKQLAKPPIGLLEVGIRGAANLLPVKTKDGTRGTTDAYVVAKYGPKWVRTRTIMDRFNPRWNEQYTWDVYDPCTVLTIGVFDNGRYKRGEDGKPNRDCRVGKIRVRLSTLDTNRVYVNSYSLTVLLPGGAKRMGEIEIAVRFSCSSWLSLMQAYASPILPRMHYVRPFGPAQQDILRQTAMRIVTARLARSEPALGQEVVQFMLDSDTHVWSMRRSKANWFRVVGCLSRVATLLGWVDGIRTWVHPPTTVLVHVLLSAIVLCPYLVLPTVFMYAFLILLLRFRYRQRVPQNMDPRMSYVDMVSLDELDEEFDGFPTTRPAEVVRIRYDRVRALAGRAQTLLGDMAAQGERLEALFSWRDPRATGLFAVLCLVMSLLFYAVPFRGVVLVAGFYYLRHPRFRDDMPSIPANFFRRLPSFSDQIM; from the coding sequence ATGGCGGAAGGTTCTGGAAGGAGGCTGATGGTGGAGGTTTGCAACGCGAAAAACCTGATGCCGAAGGACGGTCAAGGAACCGCGAGTGCTTACGCGATCGTTGACTTTGACGGCCAGCGACGGCGAACGAAGACAAAATCGAGAGATCTCAATCCTCAATGGGACGAGACGCTCGAGTTCATCGTCCACGACAAAGACTCCATGACTTCCGAAACGCTGGAGGTGAATCTCTACAACGACAAGAGGACAGGGAAACGAAGCACTTTTCTCGGCAAAGTCAAGATATCCGGAAGCACGTTTGTGAAATCCGGTTCAGAAGCGATTGTGTACTATCCGTTAGAGAAGAGGAGCGTGTTCTCTCAGATCAAAGGAGAGCTCGGTCTCAAGGTTTGGTACGTCGAGGAGGATCCACCGGAAACAGAGAACGCCGGAGAGGAGAAAGCAGAGTCAGCACCACCGGCAACGGAGGAGAAGCTGCCGGAGAATTCGCAAGAaggagagaagaaagaagataagGCAGAGGAAACGCAAGacgaggaaaagaaagaagatgagAATAAACCtaaagaagaatcaaaagaagaagaaaaaccaaaggaGGAGGCTCCGGAGGCGGCGGTGCCGCCGCCGGAGGTTGAGAACCCACCGATTGCGCAGACAGAGAAGCCAAAGCCGCCGAAGGAAAAGCACGTAGAAGTGCAAAAGCGTGCGGATCTGAACGTTAGCGATCACGAACTGCGATCTCTGAGAGGCGATCGGAGCCGGAGTGCCTACGACCTCGTTGATCGTATGCCGTTTCTATACGTTCGCGTTGTGAAGGCGAAGCGAGCTAAACCGGAAACCGGTTCGACCGTTTACTCGAAGCTTGTGATTGGAACTCACAGCGTGAAGACAAGAAGCGAGAGTGAAGGCAAAGACTGGGATCAGGTTTTCGCCTTCGATAAAGAAGGCCTCAATTCGACGTCATTGGAGATTTCCGTTTGGTCAGAGGAGGTCAAAGAAGGGGATGAGAAAAGCGAGAGTTCTCTCGGAACGGTGTCGTTTGATCTGCAAGAGGTGCCTAAAAGAGTTCCTCCGGATAGTCCTTTGGCTCCGCAGTGGTACACTCTCGAATCCGAAACCTCGCCGGCAAATGACGTCATGCTCGCCGTTTGGATCGGGACTCAGGCCGACGAGGCCTTTCAGGAGGCTTGGCAGTCCGATTCCGGCGGCTTGATACCGGAGACAAGAGCTAAAGTGTATCTTTCTCCCAAGCTCTGGTATCTTAGACTAACGGTCATCCAAACCCAGGACTTGCAGCTAGGTTCGGAGGGACCCGAGGCTAAGGCTCGGAATCCAGAGCTTTACGTGAAGGCTCAGCTCGGCGCGCAGGTATTCAAAACAGGAAGAGCCTCACCCGGCTCGGCTAACCCAACGTGGAACGAGGACCTCGTGTTCGTAGCAGCCGAGCCGTTTGAGCCGTTTCTGGTGGTGACAGTGGAGGACGTGTCAAATTCTAAAACCGTTGGCCACGCGAAAGTCCACGTGTCATCCATCGAACGTAGAACAGACGATCGAACGGACTCGAAGTCAAGATGGTTCAACCTAGCCAGCGAAGACGAGTACACAGGTAGGATCCACGTCAGAGTATGCTTAGAAGGTGGGTATCACGTGATAGACGAAGCCGCTCACGTGACAAGCGACGTTCGAGCCTCGGCGAAGCAACTCGCGAAGCCCCCAATTGGTTTGCTAGAAGTTGGGATTCGCGGCGCGGCAAACCTTCTTCCGGTGAAGACCAAGGACGGGACACGTGGCACCACGGACGCTTACGTGGTGGCCAAATACGGACCCAAGTGGGTCCGAACCCGAACAATCATGGACCGGTTCAACCCGCGGTGGAACGAACAGTACACGTGGGATGTATACGATCCTTGCACGGTTCTCACCATTGGAGTGTTTGATAACGGGAGATACAAGCGAGGGGAAGATGGAAAACCTAACAGAGATTGCAGGGTGGGGAAAATTCGTGTGCGGTTGTCTACACTGGACACCAACCGGGTGTACGTAAACTCGTACTCGTTAACCGTTTTGCTGCCAGGTGGCGCCAAGAGAATGGGAGAGATAGAGATTGCAGTGAGATTCTCATGCTCCTCGTGGTTGAGTTTAATGCAGGCCTACGCAAGCCCAATATTACCAAGAATGCACTACGTTCGCCCATTCGGCCCGGCCCAACAAGACATCTTACGCCAAACGGCTATGAGGATTGTAACGGCTCGCCTCGCCCGGTCTGAACCGGCGTTGGGTCAGGAAGTGGTGCAGTTCATGCTGGACTCCGACACGCACGTGTGGAGCATGCGGCGGAGCAAGGCAAACTGGTTCAGAGTGGTGGGATGCCTGTCACGTGTGGCGACACTACTGGGTTGGGTCGATGGGATTCGCACGTGGGTGCACCCTCCCACGACGGTTCTGGTGCACGTGCTGCTTTCAGCGATTGTGTTGTGTCCATACCTAGTGCTCCCAACAGTCTTCATGTATGCTTTCTTGATTTTGCTTCTGAGGTTCCGTTACCGGCAGAGGGTCCCACAGAACATGGATCCGAGGATGTCGTACGTGGACATGGTGAGCCTGGATGAGCTGGACGAGGAGTTCGACGGGTTTCCGACCACGCGTCCCGCGGAGGTGGTGCGGATCAGGTACGACAGGGTGCGCGCGCTTGCGGGGAGGGCGCAGACGCTGCTGGGTGACATGGCGGCGCAGGGGGAGCGGTTGGAAGCGCTGTTTAGCTGGCGGGACCCGCGTGCCACGGGGCTATTCGCGGTGCTGTGTTTGGTGATGTCGTTACTGTTCTACGCAGTGCCGTTTAGGGGCGTTGTGCTGGTGGCTGGGTTCTATTACCTGCGTCACCCGAGGTTCCGCGACGACATGCCGTCTATCCCTGCAAACTTCTTCCGGCGACTCCCATCCTTTTCTGATCAGATTATGTGA